CCCTGAAGGCCGGATCCTTGATGAGTTTGCCATCCCCCATGCCCAGGAAGGCTTCGCCGAGTTCTTCACCCGAGTGGAACAGCGCCGCTGTGAGCGAGGTCTTCCTGTGGCGGTAGCGATGGAAGGTCTCACCGGGTACGGCCGCCCCTTGGACCGGATGATCCAGGAGCGAGGCTACCGGCTGGGAAGCGTCTCCAACCTGGAGCTCGCCCGGTTCAGGGAGGTCTTCCCTGGGCCGGCCAAGACCGACGCTTTGGACGCCCGCAAGATCCTGGAGCTCTTTCACCTCAAGGACCATCTCCCCTTGGCCAAGGACGTTCTCCAGGAGGCGCCCCGGGTTCCTGCGGAGAACGAGAAGCTTAGGGGAGTGGCAGAAGCGGGCCAAGTTCTCCCCGGAGGTGGAGTACGTGCTGATGACCGCTGTGGCCCGGCACATCGAGAAGGTTCCCCGGTCCAGGGCCTACTACGAGAAGAAGCGACGGGAAGGCAAGAAGCACAACCAGGCGATCCGGGCCACAGGGAGACATCTTGTGCGGGTCATGTGGTCGATGATGAAACAGGGACGGGACTACGAGCTAAGGGAGGCGATATGGCCCACTTGAACATCCGAGCGGGATGTTCAGACCAGAGCCTGACCCTCCCGATCCCCCACTACGCCGCGTTCAGCCTGACCATCGCCCGTCCGGTGGAGGGGAAGATCGGGTGGATCCACGCCCGGGAGAACGACAACGTGATCGTCTACGTGACGAAGCGTGGTTAAGCCCAAAATGGCAGAATAGGGGGCATCTGGGCGGACTCCACATCGCGTCGATCTCCTTAGATTCCAGGGTTCCACGGTCACTTCGGTGCCCCCTGGTCCTATGACCCTCCCACGCCGTTCCCGGACGAGATCGTCCCGAGGTGGCGTAAGACCGTGGAGGCTGCGCTGGCCCCGACGGACGCCCCCGTTGGCCCAAGGATCGGTACGCGTTTTGTGCTATGTCGGCCGAGCCGGGTATGAGCTGTGATTCGACAAGACCCGTACGACCGGGAGACGGACCACGGGAGGCACGCCGAGAAGCACGCGGAGTGGCTGGCCGACCCAAGCCACCGGGAGCCTGATCGGGAAGAGCCGGCTTACCGGCCGATCTTCTCCAGCGCCGTCTCCACGGACCACCCGCTGAACCCGGCGTCGTACTCCACCTTCCACCACACGAAGTTGTCGGCCTGTTTTGGCCCGTCCACCACCTTCCCCTGGCTTCCCACCGGGGCGTGGTCACGGTAGTTGACATGGCTGATCTCCGGGTATTGGGTGCCGGCATTCGTGCGCACGTTGACGTTTTGTGTGACCCGCACCCGGTCTCCGATGCGGAACTTTCCTGTGGCCACCGTCGCCGCGGTGCCCACCACGAGCTTCTGGGGCGGCCGGGGCTGTTGCTCCAAGATCGTCTCGACATCTTTCCACACGCTGAACTGGACCATGTAATCCCCGGCCTGGCGCACGGTGTGCGTCCAGCTCACGGTGGTTTGCTGGCCGGGGGCGAGGGGGGATGCGAGAGAAGTCTTGTACTCGTCCACCTTCGCGCCCATGGCGTCCCACACCACCGCCTTGGCGATGAAGGGCCGGGCCCGATTCCCGGTGTTGGTGAACGTGACGCTCAGGGTCACCGTCCCCCCGGCCTCCACCCGGGCCGGCTGGATGGGATCGCCGGGGGAAAACGCGTCGATCCGCGCCGCCACCCGCCCGCATCCGGCGAGCGCCATCAGGATGCCCAACGCCGGGAGTACTCCGGCCACCACCTTCCCCGCCGTCCGCAGTCCGCCCTTCACGCGATCGGACATGGCTCTCGTCCTCAACTCCTGCCCCCTTCGATCGGGACACCCGATGTCCAAGGTAATCCGCGTCACAGATATGGCCAGGCGGGCGCGGTCACAAGGTCACGCGGGCCCATGAAAGGTCGCGCAGGTCACCGCCGGGAGTGCCCCAAGGGCAGGTCCGTGTTGCGCTACTTTCCCGAGGATGGCGGCACAGCCTTGCCCGTCGTGCTGCCAAGGGCCTGCCTCAAGGAAGCCTCGCCCCGGTGGCGGAGAGCTGCCCGTGCTTGACCCCCTTCTGGGCGATCAGGGTGTCGGCCAGCGCTTGGATCGTGGGCCCGGGGCCGCGTACGGCGATGATCTCCAGGCAGTTCTCCTCGTCGAGGTGGATGTGCATCGCCGCGGCGACGAGGTCATGGTGATGGTGCTGGACCTCGGTCAGCCACGCCGTGAGCTCCCGCCGGTGATGCTCGTAGACCAGGGTGATCACCCCCACCACCTCCTGATCCTCCTCCCACTCCTGGCGCACAAGGGCATCCCGGACCAGGTCCCGAACCGCTTCCGAGCGGCTCCCATAGCCGCGCTTCCGGAGGAGGCGATCGAACTCCCGGAGGAGGACCTCCTCCATCGACACGCCAAAGCGGACCAGTTTCCCCATCGGCGTACTATGCCCGTTCGCGGGGCTCACGGGCAACCCGCCCGCCGTGGCGGGTCCCTCTTCCGGAGGATAAACTCGTGGGTATGGGTCAAGGGGGGGCATCGCGCGGCCGTCACCTATGGATAGGCTCATCATCCGTGGAGCGCGGGAACACAACCTGAAGGGCATCAACCTCGAGATCCCCCGGTGGAAGTTGGTCGTCATCACCGGGATCTCCGGATCGGGGAAGTCGTCCCTGGCGTTCGACACCATCTATGCCGAGGGCCAACGCCGGTACGTAGAGTCCCTGTCCGCCTACGCCCGCCAGTTCCTTGGGCTGATGCAGAAACCAGACGTGGACTTCATCGAGGGCCTGTCCCCGGCCATCTCCATTGACCAGAAGGCCCGCTCCCACAACCCGCGGTCCACGGTGGGAACCGTGACCGAGATCCACGACTACCTCCGGCTGCTGTTCGCCCGCATCGGCCGTCCCCACTGCCCGCAGTGCGGCCGGACCATCGAGCGCCAGACCGCCCAGCAGATCACGGACCAGGTCCTCTCGCTCCCCGAGGGGACGGCGGTCCAGATCATGGCCCCGGTGATCCGCGGCCGCAAAGGGGAGTACCGCCAGCTGTTCGAAGACCTGAAGCGGGAAGGGTTCGTGCGGGTGCGGGTGGACGGGGTCCTCCGGACGCTCTATGAGGCGATCGAGCTCGACCGCAACAAGCGGCACGACATCGAGATCGTCCTCGACCGGATCAAGGTCTCCGACCGTAAGCGCGGCCGCATCGCCGACTCCATCGAGACCGCCCTCCGCTACGGCCAGGGGCTGGTGCTCGTGGAGGTGGTGGGCCAGGGGGAGCGCCTCTACTCCGAGCACTTCGCGTGCCCGGAGTGCGGGATCAGCCTCCCCGAGATCGAGCCCCGGCTGTTCTCGTTCAACTCTCCATACGGGGCGTGCCCGGCCTGCGACGGCCTCGGGGTGCGGATGGTGGTGGACCCGGACCTGGTCATGGACCCCCGCCGCCCGCTCAGGGACGGGGGGTTCCTCCCGTGGGCGACCACGAAGTCTCGCTGGCTGTGGGCGATCCTGGACGGGGTGTGCCGGGCCTACGACATCGACCCCAACATCCCGGTAGGCCACCTTCCCAAGGACAAGCTCGACATTCTCCTCTACGGGGCGAAGGGGGAGCCGGTGGCGTTCACCTACACCACCACCTATGGCCGGACCCGGGTCTACCACCGCCCGTACGAGGGCCTCATCCCATCCCTGGAGCAGGCGTACCGGGATGCGACCTCGGACGAGGCCCGGGAGGAGGTAGCACAGTACATGTCGGCCCTGCCCTGCCCGGAGTGTCACGGGGCGCGTCTTCGGCCAGAGGCCCTCGCGGTGACCGTGGGCGAAAGGAACATCTGGCAAGTGGCCCAGCTTCCGGTGAAGGAGGCCCTCGCCTTCTTCACCGGCCTCGCCCTCACCGACCGGGAGGCGATGATCGCCCACCAGATCCTCAAGGAGATCAAGTCCCGCCTCCAGTTCCTGGTGGACGTGGGGCTCGATTACCTGTCCCTGGACCGGCCGGCGAACACCCTGGCCGGGGGGGAGGCCCAGCGGATC
This portion of the Candidatus Acetothermia bacterium genome encodes:
- the nikR gene encoding nickel-responsive transcriptional regulator NikR — translated: MGKLVRFGVSMEEVLLREFDRLLRKRGYGSRSEAVRDLVRDALVRQEWEEDQEVVGVITLVYEHHRRELTAWLTEVQHHHHDLVAAAMHIHLDEENCLEIIAVRGPGPTIQALADTLIAQKGVKHGQLSATGARLP
- the uvrA gene encoding excinuclease ABC subunit UvrA, whose product is MDRLIIRGAREHNLKGINLEIPRWKLVVITGISGSGKSSLAFDTIYAEGQRRYVESLSAYARQFLGLMQKPDVDFIEGLSPAISIDQKARSHNPRSTVGTVTEIHDYLRLLFARIGRPHCPQCGRTIERQTAQQITDQVLSLPEGTAVQIMAPVIRGRKGEYRQLFEDLKREGFVRVRVDGVLRTLYEAIELDRNKRHDIEIVLDRIKVSDRKRGRIADSIETALRYGQGLVLVEVVGQGERLYSEHFACPECGISLPEIEPRLFSFNSPYGACPACDGLGVRMVVDPDLVMDPRRPLRDGGFLPWATTKSRWLWAILDGVCRAYDIDPNIPVGHLPKDKLDILLYGAKGEPVAFTYTTTYGRTRVYHRPYEGLIPSLEQAYRDATSDEAREEVAQYMSALPCPECHGARLRPEALAVTVGERNIWQVAQLPVKEALAFFTGLALTDREAMIAHQILKEIKSRLQFLVDVGLDYLSLDRPANTLAGGEAQRIRLATQIGSQLTGVLYVLDEPSVGLHARDNLRLLATLKRLRDLGNTVIVVEHDEETMREADFLVDLGPGAGVHGGYVVATGTPDEVAANPRSLTGQYLARVRRIPIPPARRRPDERWLVVRGAREHNLKGITVRFPVALFICITGVSGSGKSTLAEEVLYRGLAWRLGYVVGKPGAHDDIEGVHHFDKAIEIDQSPIGRTPRSNPATYTKAFDPIRDVFAATTEARMRGYGPGRFSFNVRGGRCEACQGQGQVKIEMHFLPDVYVPCDVCKGARYNKETLAVRYKGRNIAEVLDMTVEEALGFFSAIPSVRDKLQTLYDVGLGYIKLGQPATELSGGEAQRIKLARELGRRATGRTLYVLDEPTTGLHPEDVRKLLSVLHRLVDAGNTVVVIEHNLDVIKTADWIIDLGPEGGEGGGWVIAEGPPEEVAGIPGSYTGQFLRRVLDLQEVA